ATGATTTGAATGTTAGCTTTGTCTAATAGCATAGTTTATTGATTAGGAGCTGCTGATAGAAATCCATACTTCATGTATTTATAATCCTAAATTCTTCCCTGTTAGGCTTTTGGTTGTGTATCCCTGGACCCAGAGATACTTCAGTAGTTTTGGAAACCTCTCCAATGCAGCTGCTATTGCTGGAAATGCCAAGGTTAATGCCCATGGCAAGAAGGTTCTGGGAGCTGTTGGCAGCACAATCCAACATCTTGATAATGTGAAGGCCTCTCTCCATGACCTCAGTGTGACCCATGCTTTAAAGCTGCATGTGGACCCTGAGAACTTCAAGGTAAGTCAttgcaaaatattttgtatagAGACTAGTATCCataaccagtaaatgctgtctGCTGATTGATTGTTATGGGTAACTAGAACTGGAGTAAATGTTGCATATTGTGCAAATTACAATTACCCAATTTCCTTTACCACTAGAATTAATGGTTATTACTATTAGATTGTTTGAACTCTAACTAAAACATAGCATGATATTAAAGAATTAgtgaagaaaaaaacatatactgtagatatgaGAAACACCTCatctaaatgttatttttatttttctccatAGCGTTTTGGTGAAGTGCTGGTGATTGTCTTGGCTAAAAAACTGGGAACTGCCTTTACTCCTAAAATCCATGCTTCTTGGGAGAAATTCATTGCAGTGTTGGTTGATGGCCTTAGCCAAGGCTATCactaaatgtgtattttttacaaCTTCAGCCCTGCTGTAGTGTCAACAAGGATGCCAAAGGCCATGAATACAATGTCAACTGTATATGTTTGAGCATCATGAATAAAAAGCACTTTTACTAATGTTATTGCTTGTTGTGCAGTCAATATGTAGTTAAAGGGAATAAATTAGATCTCCCTGGGAAAGGCTTGATactaatttaaataataaataaaaataaataaaataaaaaccagagGGGGTATTTATTATAAGTGAGCCCCTTGCCCACTGTGCACTTCTGCCCAAAATAATGGCTGTGCTTCattgcaaggtgcagagtgccacATCAGATGGGGTAAGTGGTAAAGACATGGCCCCATTATGGCTTGTGTCCTCCTTCTCTCCCTAATGTGTATGTCTGATTGACGGGAAGGGGGAATGCCTATGATCATTCCCCCTTCTCGTCAAGCAGTGCTGTTTATATGAGGGGGTGAAAGGGTTgggaggcagggtgcaaagtgaaaaaaagtcacattgCATCCATTTTTTACATTCTGCACCCTGCCTTCCTGATGGTAAATGTGTACGTAGCATGTCTTGaaaataaaatatcagcataTGTCCAGCCCATCCGAGAAAATCCAGTTATCCAGAATTATTGGggcctgggtttttctggataagggatcttccagTAAtctggatcgccataccttaaaggggaactatcatgagtgggaatctgcttaacttggccCAGTACtcacaggcagcttgtgttctaaGCAGAGAGAAGTGGAAtggtccaaccattcttgactgacatctaaagttcaaccACACttgcccatctttcctatctgatagaaaacctggaaaagactttaAAGAAGGTCTAAAATGTTAACCCTATTCCCCCTTATATTGTCTGACACTTTCCAtctcactcacctgagtcactaacaaacagCTAGAACTtaatttcttggttatttatgaaaaaaacatgaaagaagccacatatcacttgctttttttGAGCAGCAACACtcaagttatttagcacaaaggcccagcaatttgaaacatacgTGCCAAGTGAGCTGGCTGGtgatttgggagttgtagttaaaccaTAATTAAAGGCATGcacttgcacattcccataaaactacaatttgcccttttgtataacttataaatacatgttgtagGAACAATAACATGTGCTACTGTTtgtacaataacattgtagtcactctttgtatgtatgcaagctaattgATAACAGAATAtattcttaaagtggacctgtcacccagacatgaaaagctgtataataaaagccctttttaaattaaacatgaaacccaaaatcatttttttattaccacatccatacccattataaaagcatttaaaaatcccagctgtcaatcatatattgcctgccccgcctctatgcctaaggcatagaggcggggcagacagttactttcactttgaattcagaacttcttagatgttgctgcactcctcacattccccctccctcctaaccaagtaattttgtaaccagtgcatggatatgggtatcaggtccccccatactggcacagaaacaagattttagcaggatgcaatgcctgcttttataacaaaacaccacaaaatggcacctgcctgcttgctgcaattgtaaattccaaggctgaagaaaataagatttaaatcatttatatagtgtaagtaaagtttattttgcttgacaaacacaatagaaaacaatttagaattatttcttaaggtgacaggtcccctttaagaatacatggactggctatagcagagtaaatgTTACAGACTGACCAGGTTGGACTGATTAAACTCAGCTGTCTAATtaagaagcctgaaagcctggctagtcagtcaTAGACAGACATAGaaaggtgtctgtgaatccaacatacagggaTCTATGTGcgtgtacacacacagttgcttGTGCAGAGGTCTGTGGATATTGCTGCAATTGGTGTGTCACTGTCATTGGTATGGAGaaagtctcttttatacactcttGTTACTCCTGTATCTGACTATTGAAGTAGGATTTGTGTCTgaatgtgtaaattgcaggagggtgactggcagctgatctaaGCCTGCTGGTGAGCAGCACAAGATCAAAAATCAAAAGAGCCTGAAATGCTGTGTATCTGTGGATATAAAGcatataaacaataagctgctttactgttaggGCTGTGCCGcactacaaatctcccttgtcacaggcgactaatctcctcgatatgccatcccacaaggctagaatgtaaatcgctggtgggatggcatacgcggcgccaaaatcgcaaaagtttcctctcaatgcaactttggcgatttcggccacgtatgccatcccacctgtgatttacattctagctggtgggatggcatatctcCCCgcctgtcacagcccttagatgtACAAATGCAGCCCAGcccggctccattcctttactttccttTTGCACGTTTGTTGTTTAGGGGTGTGacctcatgacatgccacagcaaatcagctctcagtctgctctgtcactcacacatttctacGTCACTGATGtagaccagggagccagagattctggcgGGTGAGGAATGGGAGGCTGATTCAATAaatagccataactttgtaacggtgcaattttttttaaaaaaaagcttgtatttaaaatgtttgtctagaccagggatccccaaccttttatacccgtgagccacattcaaatggaaaattcacataaaaatatgttcctggaggtgccaattagagctataattggctattttatagcccctatgttaactggcagcctacagaaggctctgtttggcaattacactgggttttatgcaaccaaaacttgcctcctgaccagaaattcaaaaatgagccctgctttgaggccactgggagcaacatccaaagggttggtgagcaacatgttgctcacaagccactggttggggatcactggtctagactttatattttcaatactataaaaacatttttcatggttGTTCCccttttaagtctgctaaaaaatctttcaaccattaaataaacccaataggattgttgccgataaggatgaattatttcttagttaaTATCAAAATACAAGGtaaatctatcatttctgtcatttcagcttgtgcaaaatcaacacatttacataattttatgtgagATAGCACTACAAAAAAGCAGGctaaccccagaaaaccatatattttttggaaagtacacattcccccgcatctaaaatgggtacccatgtctttctacgccaaagtaccaaggtgcaaagctttcctaaatttgacaattttgatgacatttgcaaaaatcccctcaaagcttccaatttgcagcatcttatctcccacatagcattaggtatcaagataaaacaccctaaatttgaatgccaggggtccactgaacagttttagacacaatatgtataggtttacctaagtatgtggcatgtaggggccccaatgtgaacaaacCCCATtcaatctatcatttctgtcatttcagctcgagcaaaatcaacacattttcatcattttattTGGGATAActctacaaaaaagtatgctcaccccagaaagccatatactTTTGAGAGTACACATTCCcttgaattcaaaatgggtacccatgtctatctacttcaaagtaccaagccgcaaagctttcctaaatttgccaattttgatgacatttccaaaaatcccctcaaagtttccactttgcagcatcttatctcccacatagcattaggtacctagataaaacactctaaatttgaacaccaggggtccactgaacagtttcatacacaatatgtataggtttacctaagtatgtggcatgtaggggccccaatgtgaacaaacCCCATGCAAtctatcatttttgtcatttcagctcctgcaaaatcaacacatttacatcattttatgtaggataaccctacaaaaaagtacactcaccccagaaagccatattttggaaagtacatattcagataaatccaacatgggtaaagaaggctttctacaccaaagtaccaatctttCCTAAAAGTTTATGGTTTTTATGACCTTTCTGAAAgaggcctaaaattgttgcaatttgccacatttatcttacaatatttcttatttctagtaatgacacatcaccctaaatatgaatgccagaggtctactgaacagtttgatgcccaatatgcaaagatttaccaaagaaTGTgctgtacagaggcacccaaatgaaaataccgcatatgaattttctcagctgccaactctgtttctgcaaaaagaaaagcacaatgactgtgtattatgtgccgtaagactcCCTAAATGTACAGAAAAACCAAGTACACATTCTGTCAAATTCATCATGGGTAAAGATACAAAACTACTACAAATCACAGAGAAATATACGCAATTGGAAAAAACTGGAAATAGCAAtactctaaaccaggggtgggcaaactttttggctcacgggccatatttactcacccccgggccggaccgggccagggtgggcccccttcgtctctttaattccggcccgccaatgacaccaagtctcgcgtgatgagacttggcgttgtcggcgggccggattaaaaaggcaaaggggccggatgtggcccgcgggccgtagtttgcccacccctgctctaaacctTGCTAAAGTGGATAAGACTATGGCACAATATGAATCCCGCCTTCTTTACCCACAAACTTTAATGGACGATCAGGAAAATCGTTCCAGGAGAAATAACATAAGGATTAAAGGACTTGCTGAATCCATTAATCAACAAGAATTCCTACCGTCACTAAACTGTTTAATATGCTACTGGGGGAACACCCCGACAATACAATAATACTGGACAGAGAACTAAGACCCAGAGACCCTACATCTGAAACCCCCCGGGATGTGTTATGCAGGGTACACTTTTATAAAACCAAAGAGGCCATAATGACGAAAACAAGAGACCAAGGAGATATCGATTTCGCAAATTCTAAAGTGAAATTATTCCAGGACCTATCTAGACACACTCTGCATCAAAGAAGGGCTCTAAAACCCATACTGGATCTCTTAAAGGAACGTGCCATCAGATATACAGTAAGTGGGGCTTCCCATTCACCCTAATTGTGATGAAAGAAGGAAAATCTATCACAATAAAACCACCCAAGACATTCCATCATTCCTGGGAAGTCTACAATTGCCACAAGTCGAAATACCGGACTGGGAGACATGGGAATGGATCACTGCGCTGGGCTACATCCAAAGCAACACCCCCACTACAAAACAGCGACCCCACAGAGAGCTAACCCCACGAAGCAGCCAGAGCACACCAACAAAGAAAAGACTTACATCTACGTGAAATCAACTGGCCATCTACAACTAATCACAAAATAAAAGGACTTCCATCCAAATGAAAGGCCCTTTTCATGTTCATCAACAGCCCACAAAGGACTCAATAGTGCGGCTCTGTTGCAGTTGCCAACCCTGTTCATTGTTTAACAAATTTGTTAATTTTACCCTAT
The genomic region above belongs to Xenopus tropicalis strain Nigerian chromosome 9, UCB_Xtro_10.0, whole genome shotgun sequence and contains:
- the hbg2 gene encoding hemoglobin subunit gamma 2, producing MVHWTADEKAAITSVWQKVDVQQDGHEALSRLLVVYPWTQRYFSSFGNLSNAAAIAGNAKVNAHGKKVLGAVGSTIQHLDNVKASLHDLSVTHALKLHVDPENFKRFGEVLVIVLAKKLGTAFTPKIHASWEKFIAVLVDGLSQGYH